The Streptomyces venezuelae genomic interval GATCTCGGAGTTCCCGCAGGACCGCGGCTGGGACGTCGAGGGGCTGTACGACCCGGACCCGGACGCGTCCGGCAGGACGTACTGCCGGTCCGGCGGATTCCTGCACGACGCCGGGGAGTTCGACGCCGACTTCTTCGGGATCTCGCCCCGCGAGGCCCTCGCCATGGACCCGCAGCAGCGGCTGTCCCTCACCACCGCGTGGGAGGCGATCGAGAGCGCGGGCATCGACCCGACGAGCCTGAAGGGCAGCGGCCTCGGCGTGTTCGTCGGCGGCTGGCACACCGGCTACACCTCGGGGCAGACCACCGCCGTGCAGTCTCCGGAACTGGAGGGCCACCTCGTCAGCGGTGCGGCGCTGGGCTTCCTGTCGGGCCGTATCGCGTACGTCCTGGGTACGGACGGACCGGCCCTGACCGTGGACACGGCCTGCTCGTCCTCGCTGGTCGCCCTGCACCTCGCCGTGCAGGCCCTGCGCAAGGGCGAGTGCGACATGGCCCTCGCCGGTGGTGTCACGGTCATGCCCAACGCGGACCTGTTCGTGCAGTTCAGCCGGCAGCGCGGGCTGGCGGCGGACGGCCGGTCGAAGGCGTTCGCCGCGTCGGCGGACGGCTTCGGCCCCGCGGAGGGCGCCGGAGTCCTGCTGGTGGAGCGCCTGTCGGACGCGCGCCGCAACGGCCACCGGGTCCTCGCGGTGGTCCGCGGCAGCGCGGTCAACCAGGACGGCGCGAGCAACGGTCTTACGGCTCCGAACGGCCCGTCGCAGCAGCGCGTCATCCGACGGGCCCTGGCCGACGCCCGGCTCGCGCCCGGCGACGTGGACGTCGTCGAGGCCCACGGCACGGGTACGCGGCTCGGCGACCCGATCGAGGCGCAGGCCCTCATCGCCACCTACGGCCAGGAGAAAAGCAGCGAACAGCCTCTGAAGCTGGGCGCGTTGAAGTCGAACATCGGTCACACGCAGGCCGCCGCAGGCGTCGCCGGTGTCATCAAGATGGTCCAGGCGATGCGCCACGGGCTGCTCCCGAAGACGCTGCACGTGGACCGGCCGTCGGACCAGATCGACTGGTCGGCGGGCGCGGTCGAGCTGCTCACCGAGGCCGTGGACTGGCCGAGGAAGGAGGACGGCGGGCTGCGTCGCGCCGCCGTCTCCTCCTTCGGCATCAGCGGCACGAACGCGCACGTCGTCCTCGAAGAGGCCCCGACGGCGATCGAGGAGACCCCGGCCGTCGAGCCGTCGGCCGACGGTGGTGGCGTGGTGCCTTGGCTGGTGTCCGCCAAGACTCCGGCCGCGCTGGACGCACAGATCGGACGCCTCGCCACGTTCGCCTCCCGGATTCGCGCGGATGGCTTCGATGCGGGTGCAGTGGCGCGCGTACTGGCCGACGGGCGCGCGGAGTTCGAGCACCGGGCCGTCGCGATCGGCACCGGGACGGACGACTTCGCACAGGCGCTGGCCTCCCCGGAAGGGCTGATACGCGGCACGTCGTCGGACGTGGGCCGGGTGGCGTTCGTCTTCCCCGGCCAGGGCACGCAGTGGGCCGGAATGGGCGCCGAACTCCTCGACGCGTCGAAGGAGTTCGCCACCGCCATGGCCGAGTGCGAAGCTGCACTCTCCCCGTACGTGGACTGGTCCCTCGAAGCCGTCGTCCGGCAGACACCCGGCGCACCCACGCTCGACCGCGTCGACGTCGTCCAGCCCGTCACCTTCGCCGTCATGGTCTCCCTCGCCAACCTCTGGCAGCACCACGGCATCACACCCCAGGCCGTCATCGGCCACTCCCAGGGCGAGATCGCCGCCGCCTATGTCGCCGGAGCACTGAGCCTGGACGACGCCGCCCGGGTCGTGACCCTGCGCAGCCAGTCCATCGCCACCCACCTCGCCGGCAAGGGCGGCATGATCTCCCTCGCCCTCAGCGAGACCGCCGTCCAGGAGCGACTGACCGGCTTCGACGGACTCTCCGTCGCCGCCGTCAACGGCCCCACCGCCACCGTGGTTTCAGGCGACCCCACCCAGATCGAGGAACTCGCCCACACCTGCGAGGCCGACGGCATCCGCGCACGGATCATCCCCGTCGACTACGCCTCCCACAGCCGGCAGGTCGAGACCATCGAGACCGAACTCGCCGAGGTCCTCGCCGGACTCACGCCGCGGACGCCCCAGGTGCCGTTCTTCTCCACCCTCGAAGGCGCCTGGATCACCGAACCCGTACTCGACGGCACGTACTGGTACCGCAACCTCCGCCACCGCGTCCGCTTCGCCCCCGCCATCGAAACCCTCGCCACCACCGAAGGCTTCACCCACTTCATCGAGGTCTCCGCCCACCCCGTCCTCACCATGGCCCTCCCCGACACCGTCACCGGCCTCAGCACCCTCCGCCGCGAACAGGGTGGCCGCGACCGCCTGATCACCTCCCTCGCCGAAGCCTGGGCCAACGGCCTCCCCGTCGACTGGACCTCCCTCCTCCCCGCCACGACCACGAACCCCGACCTCCCGACCTACGCCTTCCGGACCGAGCGCTTCTGGCTCCAGAGCTCCGCGCCCGCCGGCGCCGCCGACGACTGGCGCTACCGCGTCGAGTGGAAGCCGCTGACGGCCTCCGGCCAGGCGGCTCTGACCGGACGGTGGCTCGTCGCCGCCGGGAGTGAGCCCGACGCCGGGCTCCTGGGCGCGCTGAAGGACGCCGGAGCGGAGGTCGAGGTCCTGGAAGCCGGGGCGGACGACGGCCGCGAGGCGCTCGCCGCGCGGCTCGCGGCGCTGACGACCGGCGACGGGTTCGCCGGCGTGGTCTCGCTCCTCGACGGGCTCACGCCCTTCGTCGCCTGGGTGCAGGCGCTGGGTGACGCCGGGATCGGGGCTCCGCTGTGGTGCGTGACCCGGGGTGCGGTCTCCGTCGGGCGTCTCGACGTCCCGGCCGACCCCGACCGGGCCATGCTCTGGGGCCTCGGCCGGGTCGTCGCCCTTGAGCACCCCGAACGCTGGGGCGGCCTCGTCGACCTCCCCGCCCGGCCCGACACCGCCGCCCTCACCCACTTCACCACCGCGCTCTCCGGCAGCACCGGCGAGGACCAGATCGCGGTCCGCGCCTCCGGGCTCCACGCCCGCCGCCTCGCACGCGCCCCCCTCCAGGGACGCCGGCCCGCCCGCGACTGGCAGCCTCACGGCACCGTCCTCGTCACCGGCGGCACCGGCGCCCTCGGCGGCCACGCCGCCCGCTGGCTGGCCCAACGCGGCGCCGACCACCTCCTCCTCGTCAGCCGCAGCGGCGAACAGGCCCCCGGCGCTGACGACCTCGCCGACGAACTCCGCGCGCTCGGGGCCCGGGTCACCGTCGCCGCCTGCGACGTCGCCGACCCCGACGCCATGCGCGCCGTCCTCGACGGCATCCCCGCCGACGCTCCCCTCACCGCCGTCCTCCACACCGCCGGCGCACCGGGCGGCGACGCCCTGGACGTCACCGGTCCGGAGGACATCGCCCGTATCCTGGGCGCGAAGACGAGCGGCGCCCGGGTCCTCGACGACCTGCTCCGCGGCACTCCGCTGGACGCCTTCGTCCTCTACTCCTCGAACGCCGGGGTCTGGGGCAGCGGCGGTCAGGGCGTCTACGCGGCGGCCAACGCCCACCTCGACGCGCTCGCCGCCCGGCGCCGCGCCCGGGGTGAGACGGCGACCTCGGTCGCCTGGGGGCTCTGGGCGGGCGACGGCATGGGCCGGGGCGCCGACGACGCGTACTGGCAGCGGCGCGGCATCCGTCCGATGAGCCCCGAGCGCGCCATGGACGAGCTGGCCAAGGCCCTGTGCCACGACGAGACCTTCGTCGCCGTGGCCGACGTGGACTGGGCGAGGTTCGCGCCCGCGTTCACGGTGTCCCGCCCGAGCCTCCTGATCGACGGCGTCCCGGAGGCCCGGCAGGCGCTCGCCGCGCCCGCCGCCGCCCCGGCTCCCGGCGAGGCCGCCGCGGCGCCGTCCGGTCTGTCGTCGGCGCTGGCCGGGATCGCCGCGCTGCCCGAGCCCGAGCGCCGGCCCGCGCTGCTCACCCTGGTCCGTACCCACGCGGCGGCCGTACTCGGCCACTCCTCCCCCGACCGGGTGGCTCCCGGCCGCGCCTTCACCGAGCTCGGTTTCGACTCGCTGACGGCCGTGCAGCTCCGGAACCAGCTCTCCGCGGTGGTCGGCAGCAGGCTCCCCGCGACCGCGGTCTTCGACAACCCGACGCCGTCCGCTCTCGCCGCGCACCTCCACGAGAGGTACCTCGCACCGGCCGAGCCGGCCCCCGCGGACTGGGAGGCGCGGGTACGTCAGGCCCTGGCCGAAGTGCCCCTCGACCGGCTGCGGGACGCCGGGGTCCTCGACACCGTCCTGCGGCTCACCGGAATCGAGCCCGAGCCGGTGTCCGGCGGCCCGGCCGACGGCGCCGCGGACCCCGGTGCGGAGCCGGAGCCGGAGACGTCGATCGACGACCTCGACGCCGAGGCCCTGATCCGGATGGCTCTCGGCCCGCGGAACACCTGACCCGACCGCGGCCACGGCCCGCACACCGCCAGGTGCCGTCAGGCACCACCCGCACCCCTGCCCCCCACACGCCCACAACCCCATCCACGAGCGGAAGACCACACCCAGATGACGAGTTCCAACGAGCAGTTGGTGGACGCTCTGCGCGCCTCCCTCAAGGAGAACGAAGAACTCCGGAAAGAGAGCCGTCGCCGGGACGACCGTCGGCACGAGCCCATGGCGATCGTCGGCATGAGCTGCCGGTTCGCGGGCGGAATCCGGTCCCCCGAGGACCTCTGGGACGCGGTGGCCGCCGGCAAGGACCTCGTCTCCGAGGTGCCGGAGGAGCGCGGCTGGGACATCGACTCCCTGTACGACCCGGAGCCCGGACGGAAGGGCACGACGTACGTCCGCAACGCCGCGTTCCTCGACGACGCCGCCGGTTTTGACGCCGCGTTCTTCGGGATCTCGCCGCGCGAGGCCCTCGCCATGGACCCGCAGCAGCGGCAGCTCCTCGAAGCCTCCTGGGAGGTCTTCGAGCGGGCCGGCATCGACCCCGCCTCGGTGCGCGGCACCGATGTCGGCGTGTACGTGGGCTGCGGCTACCAGGACTACGCGCCGGACATCCGGGTCGCGCCCGAGGGGACCGACGGTTACGTCGTCACCGGCAACTCCTCCGCCGTGGCCTCCGGGCGCATCGCGTACTCCCTCGGCCTGGAGGGGCCCGCCGTGACCGTGGACACGGCCTGCTCCTCCTCGCTCGTCGCCCTGCACCTCGCCCTGAAGGCGCTGCGGAACGGCGACTGCTCGACGGCGCTCGTGGGCGGCGTGGCCGTCCTCGCGACGCCGGGGGCGTTCATCGAGTTCAGCCGGCAGCAGGCGATGGCCGCCGACGGCCGGACCAAGGGCTTCGCCTCGGCGGCGGACGGCCTCGCCTGGGGCGAAGGCGTCGCCGTGCTCCTCCTCGAACGGCTCTCCGACGCGCGGCGCAAGGGCCACCGCGTCCTGGCCGTCGTGCGCGGCAGCGCCATCAACCAGGACGGCGCCAGCAACGGGCTCACGGCGCCGCACGGCCCCTCCCAGCAGCGCCTGATCCGCCAGGCGCTCGCCGACGCGCGACTCACGTCGAGCGACGTGGACGTCGTGGAGGGCCACGGCACGGGGACCCGGCTCGGCGATCCCATCGAGGCGCAGGCGCTGCTCGCCACGTACGGGCAGGGGCGTGCCCCGGGGCAGCCGCTGCGGCTGGGCACGCTGAAGTCGAACATCGGTCACACGCAGGCCGCTTCCGGTGTCGCCGGCGTCGTCAAGATGGTGCAGGCGCTGCGCCACGGGGTGCTGCCGAAGACGCTGCACGTGGACGAGCCGACGGACCAGGTCGACTGGACGGCCGGTTCGGTGGAGCTGCTCACGGAGGCCCTGGACTGGCCGGCGCAGCCCGGCCGGCCCCGGCGGGCGGGCGTCTCCGCGTTCGGCGTGGGCGGGACGAACGCGCACGTCGTCCTGGAGGAGGCCCCGGCCTCCGAGCAGGCGCCGGTCTCCGAGGGGACTGCGGCCTCCGACGGGACCCCGGCCGTCGAGCCGTCGGCCGACGGTGGTGTGGTGCCGTGGATCGTGTCGGCGAAGACTCCGGCCGCGCTGGACGCCCAGATCGGGCGCCTCGCCGCTTACGCGGACGCTCGTACGGACCTGGATCCGGCCGTGGCGGCCCGCGCCCTGGTCGACGGCCGTACGGCGATGGAGCACCGGGCGGTCGCGATCGGCGACAGCCGCGAGGCGCTGCGGGACGCCCTCCGGATGCCGGAAGGACTCGTACGGGGCACGTCGTCGGACGTGGGCCGGGTGGCGTTCGTCTTCCCCGGCCAGGGCACGCAGTGGGCCGGAATGGGAGCCGAACTCCTCGACAGCTCACCGGTGTTCGCCACCGCCATGGCCGAGTGCGAGGACGCGCTCTCCTGCTACGTGGACTGGTCCCTCGAAGCCGTCGTCCGGCAGACACCCGGCGCGCCCACGCTCGACCGCGTCGACGTCGTCCAGCCCGTCGCCTTCGCCGTCATGGTCTCCCTCGCCAACCTCTGGCAGCACCACGGCATCACACCCCAGGCCGTCATCGGCCACTCCCAGGGCGAGATCGCCGCCGCCTACGTCGCCGGAGCACTGACGCTCGACGACGCCGCCCGCATCGTGACCCTGCGCAGCCAGTCCATCGCCACCCACCTCGCCGGCAAGGGCGGCATGATCTCCCTCGCCCTCAGCGAGACCGACACCCAACAGCGGATCGAGAACCTCGACGGGCTGTCGATCGCCGCCGTCAACGGCCCCACCGCCACCGTGGTTTCAGGCGACCCCACCCAGATCGAGGAACTCGCCCACACCTGCGAGGCCGACGGCATCCGCGCACGGATCATCCCCGTCGACTACGCCTCCCACAGCCGGCAGGTCGAGACCATCGAGGCCGAACTCGCTCCCGTCCTTGCCGTGTTGACCCCCGAGACCCCTCGCATCCCCTTCTTCTCCACCCTCGAAGGCGCCTGGATCACCGAGCCGGTGCTCGACGGCACGTACTGGTACCGCAACCTCCGCCACCGCGTCCGCTTCGCCCCCGCCATCGAAACCCTCGCCACCACCGAAGGCTTCACCCACTTCATCGAGGTCAGCGCCCACCCCGTCCTCACCATGGCCCTCCCCGACACCGTCACCGGCCTCAGCACCCTCCGCCGCGACAACGGCGGCCAAGACCGCCTGATCACCTCCCTCGCCGAAGCCTGGGCCAACGGCCTCCCCGTCGACTGGCACTCCCTCCTCCCCGCCACGGGCGCCCTCAGCCCCGCCGTCCCCGACCTCCCCACGTACGCCTTCCAGCACCGCTCGTACTGGATCAGCCCCTCGGGTCCCGGTGAAGCGCCCGCGCACACCGCTCCCGGGCACGGGGCCGTGGCCGAGACGGGGCTCGCCTGGGGCCTCGGTGCCGACGGCCTCGACGAGGAGGGCCGGCGCAGCGCCGTGCTCGCGATGGTGATGCGGCAGGCGGCCTCCGTGCTCCGGTGCGACGCGCCCGAGGAGGTCCCTGTCGACCGCCCGCTGCGGGAGATCGGCTTCGACTCGCTGACCGCCGTCGAGTTCCGCAACCGCGTCAACCGGCTGACCGGTCTCCACCTGCCTCCCGCCGTCGTGTTCGAGCACCCCACGCCCGTCGCGCTCGCCGCGCGCATCAGCGACGAACTGGCCGAGCGGAACTGGGCCGTCGCCGAACCCTCCGGCCGCGAGCGGACGGAGGAGGAGCAGGGTGGGACGACCGCCCCGGCCGCGGCCCACTCCGAGGCCGGCACCGGCACCAGCCCCGCCACCAGCCCCGGCACCGGCATGTTCCGCGCCCTGTTCCGGCAGGCCGTGGCGGACGACCGGTACGGCGAGTTCCTCGACGTCCTCGCCGAAGCCTCCGCGTTCCGCCCGCAGTTCACCTCGCCCGAGGACTGCTCGGAGCGGCTCGACCCGGTACTGCTCGCCGGCGGGCCGACGGAACGGGCGGCGGGCCGCGCCGTCCTCGTCGGCTGCACCGGCACCGCGGCGAACGGCGGCCCGCACGAGTTCCTGCGGCTCAGCTCCGCCTTCCAGGAGGAGCGGGACTTCCTCGCCGTGCCCCTGCCCGGCTACGGCACCGGTACGGGCACGAGCACGGGCACCGCCCTCCTCCCCGCCGACCTCGACGCCGCGCTCGACGCCCAGGCCCTGGCGGTCCTCCGGGCCGCCGGGGACGCCCCGGTCGTCCTGCTCGGGCACTCCGGCGGCGCCCTGCTCGCCCACGAGCTGGCCGTCCGCCTGGAGCAGGCCCACGGCGCCGCGCCGGCCGGAATCGTGCTGGTCGACCCCTACCCGCCGGGTCATCAGGAGCCCATCGAGGTGTGGAGCAGGCAGCTCGGCGAGGGCCTGTTCGCGGGCGAGCTCGAGCCGATGTCCGATGCGCGGCTGCTCGCCATGGGCCGGTACGCGCGCTTCCTCGCCGGCCCGCGGCCGGGCCGCAGCAGTGCGCCCGTCCTCCTCGTCCGGGCCTCCGAACGGCTGGGCGACTGGCAGGAGGAGCGCGGCGACTGGCGCGCCCACTGGGACCTGCCGCACACCGTCGCGGACGTGCCCGGCGACCACTTCACGATGATGCGTGACCACGCTCCGGCCGTCGCCGAGGCCGTCCTCTCCTGGCTCGACGGCATCGAGCGGGACACCGCCGCGGACCGGCGGACCGCGCAGGGGGCGAACCAGTGACCGACAGCGTTCTGAACGTGGACGGCAACCTGTGGATCCGGCGCTTCCATCCCTCGCCGAACAGCGCGGTGCGACTGGTCTGCCTGCCCCATGCCGGCGGCTCCGCCAGCTACTTCTTCCGCTTCTCGGAGGAGCTCCACCCCTCGGTCGAGGCCCTGTCGGTGCAGTACCCGGGCCGCCAGGACCGGCGTGCCGAGCCGTGCCTGGAGAGCGTCGAGGAGCTGGCCGAGCACGTGGTCGCGGCCACCGAACCCTGGTGGCAGGAGGGCCGGCTCGCCTTCTTCGGGCACAGTCTCGGAGCCTCCGTCGCCTACGAGGCGGCCCGCATCCTCGAACAGCGGCACGGGGTACGGCCCGAGGGCCTGTACGTCTCCGGGCGGCGCGCCCCGTCCCTGGCGCCGGACAGGCTCGTCCACACGCTGGACGACCGGGCGTTCCTGGCCGAGATCCGGCAGCTCAGCGGCACCGACGAGCGGTTCCTCCAGGACGACGAGCTGATGCGTCTTGTGCTGCCCGCGCTGCGCAGCGACTACAAGGCGGCGGAGACGTACGAGCACCGGCCCTCCGCCAAGCTCGCCTGCCCGGTGATGGCCCTGGCCGGCGACCGCGACCCGAAGGCGCCGCTGAACGAGGTGGCCGAGTGGCGCCGGCACACCGGTGGGCCGTTCTGCCTGCGGGCGTACTCCGGCGGCCACTTCTACCTCAACGACCAGTGGCACGAGATCTGCAACGACATCTCCGACCACCTGCTCGTCACCCGCGGCGCGCCCGATTCCCGCGTCGTGCAGGCCCCGACCCGTCTGATCGAAGGAGCGGCGAAACGATGGCAGAACCCACGGTGACCGACGACCTGGCGGGTGCCCTCACGCAGCCTCCGCTGGGCCGCACCGTCAGCGCGGTGGCCGATCCCGAACTCGGTACGCACCTCCTGGAGACCCGCGGCATCCACTGGATCCATGCCGCGAACGGCGACCCGTACGCGGCCGTGCTGCGCGGCCAGGCGGACGACCCGTACCCCGCGTACGAGCGGGTGCGCGCCCGGGGCGCGCTCTCCTTCAGTCCGACGGGCAGCTGGGTCACGGCCGATCACGCCCTGGCCGCGAGCATCCTGTGCTCGCCGGAGTTCGGGATGTCCGGTGCCGACGGCGCCCCGGTGCCGCAGCAGGTCCTCTCGTACGGGGAGGGCTGCCCGCTGGAGCACGAGCAGGCGCCGCAGGCGGCCGGTGACGCGCCGGGGGCGGTGTCGGGGCACCGTGCCGTGGTCGAGGGGGTCCACCGGGAGACCTTGGAGGGTCTCGAGCCGGACCCGTCTGCTTCGTACGCCTTCGAGCTGGTGGGTGGTTTCGTCCGCCCGGCGGTGACGGCGGCGGCGGCCGCGGTGCTCGGTGTTCCGGCGGGCCGGAGGGTGGAGTTCGCGGAGCTCGTGGAGCGGCTGCGGCCGCTGTCCGACAGCCTGCTTGCCCCGCAGTCGCTGCGGACGGTTCGGGAGGCGGACGGCGCGCTGGCCGCGCTCGCGGCGCTGCTCGCCGACTCCTCCGACTCGTCCGGCTCCTCCGACTCCGCCGGCCCCGACCGCTCCCCCGGTGCCGCGGGCCGGCCGGACGGGGCGCTGCTGTCGGCGCTCGGTGTCAACACCGCCGTCCAGCTCACCGGGAACGCCGTGCTCGCCCTCCTCGCGCACCCGGAGCAGTGGCGGGAGCTGTGCGCGCGGCCCGGGCTCGCCGCGGCCGCGGTGGAGGAGACCCTCCGCTACGACCCGCCGGTGCAGCTGGACGCCCGGGTGGTGCGCGCGGAGACGGAGCTGGCGGGGCGGCGTCTTCCGGCCGGGGCGCATGTCGTCGTCCTCACCGCCGCGACCGGCCGGGACCCGGAGGTCTTCACGGACCCCGAGCACTTCGACCTCGCGCGCCCCGACGCCACCGCGCACCTCGCTCTGCACCCGGCCGGTCCGTACGGCCCGGTGGCGTCCCTGGTCCGGCTCCAGGCGGAGGTCGCGCTGCGGACCCTGGCCGGGCGTTTCCCGGGGCTGCGGCAGGCCGGGCCCGTGCTCCGCCCCCGCCGCACCCCTGTGGGCCGCGGGCCGCTGAGCGTCCCGGTCGGCTCCTGAGACCCGTCCCGACCGTCCCGTCCCGACCCTCCACCGGCAAGGAAGGACACGACGCCATGCGCGTCCTGCT includes:
- a CDS encoding type I polyketide synthase translates to MANNEDKLRDYLKRVTAELQQNTRRLREIEGRTHEPVAIVGMACRLPGGVASPEDLWRLVAGDGDAISEFPQDRGWDVEGLYDPDPDASGRTYCRSGGFLHDAGEFDADFFGISPREALAMDPQQRLSLTTAWEAIESAGIDPTSLKGSGLGVFVGGWHTGYTSGQTTAVQSPELEGHLVSGAALGFLSGRIAYVLGTDGPALTVDTACSSSLVALHLAVQALRKGECDMALAGGVTVMPNADLFVQFSRQRGLAADGRSKAFAASADGFGPAEGAGVLLVERLSDARRNGHRVLAVVRGSAVNQDGASNGLTAPNGPSQQRVIRRALADARLAPGDVDVVEAHGTGTRLGDPIEAQALIATYGQEKSSEQPLKLGALKSNIGHTQAAAGVAGVIKMVQAMRHGLLPKTLHVDRPSDQIDWSAGAVELLTEAVDWPRKEDGGLRRAAVSSFGISGTNAHVVLEEAPTAIEETPAVEPSADGGGVVPWLVSAKTPAALDAQIGRLATFASRIRADGFDAGAVARVLADGRAEFEHRAVAIGTGTDDFAQALASPEGLIRGTSSDVGRVAFVFPGQGTQWAGMGAELLDASKEFATAMAECEAALSPYVDWSLEAVVRQTPGAPTLDRVDVVQPVTFAVMVSLANLWQHHGITPQAVIGHSQGEIAAAYVAGALSLDDAARVVTLRSQSIATHLAGKGGMISLALSETAVQERLTGFDGLSVAAVNGPTATVVSGDPTQIEELAHTCEADGIRARIIPVDYASHSRQVETIETELAEVLAGLTPRTPQVPFFSTLEGAWITEPVLDGTYWYRNLRHRVRFAPAIETLATTEGFTHFIEVSAHPVLTMALPDTVTGLSTLRREQGGRDRLITSLAEAWANGLPVDWTSLLPATTTNPDLPTYAFRTERFWLQSSAPAGAADDWRYRVEWKPLTASGQAALTGRWLVAAGSEPDAGLLGALKDAGAEVEVLEAGADDGREALAARLAALTTGDGFAGVVSLLDGLTPFVAWVQALGDAGIGAPLWCVTRGAVSVGRLDVPADPDRAMLWGLGRVVALEHPERWGGLVDLPARPDTAALTHFTTALSGSTGEDQIAVRASGLHARRLARAPLQGRRPARDWQPHGTVLVTGGTGALGGHAARWLAQRGADHLLLVSRSGEQAPGADDLADELRALGARVTVAACDVADPDAMRAVLDGIPADAPLTAVLHTAGAPGGDALDVTGPEDIARILGAKTSGARVLDDLLRGTPLDAFVLYSSNAGVWGSGGQGVYAAANAHLDALAARRRARGETATSVAWGLWAGDGMGRGADDAYWQRRGIRPMSPERAMDELAKALCHDETFVAVADVDWARFAPAFTVSRPSLLIDGVPEARQALAAPAAAPAPGEAAAAPSGLSSALAGIAALPEPERRPALLTLVRTHAAAVLGHSSPDRVAPGRAFTELGFDSLTAVQLRNQLSAVVGSRLPATAVFDNPTPSALAAHLHERYLAPAEPAPADWEARVRQALAEVPLDRLRDAGVLDTVLRLTGIEPEPVSGGPADGAADPGAEPEPETSIDDLDAEALIRMALGPRNT
- a CDS encoding type I polyketide synthase, translating into MTSSNEQLVDALRASLKENEELRKESRRRDDRRHEPMAIVGMSCRFAGGIRSPEDLWDAVAAGKDLVSEVPEERGWDIDSLYDPEPGRKGTTYVRNAAFLDDAAGFDAAFFGISPREALAMDPQQRQLLEASWEVFERAGIDPASVRGTDVGVYVGCGYQDYAPDIRVAPEGTDGYVVTGNSSAVASGRIAYSLGLEGPAVTVDTACSSSLVALHLALKALRNGDCSTALVGGVAVLATPGAFIEFSRQQAMAADGRTKGFASAADGLAWGEGVAVLLLERLSDARRKGHRVLAVVRGSAINQDGASNGLTAPHGPSQQRLIRQALADARLTSSDVDVVEGHGTGTRLGDPIEAQALLATYGQGRAPGQPLRLGTLKSNIGHTQAASGVAGVVKMVQALRHGVLPKTLHVDEPTDQVDWTAGSVELLTEALDWPAQPGRPRRAGVSAFGVGGTNAHVVLEEAPASEQAPVSEGTAASDGTPAVEPSADGGVVPWIVSAKTPAALDAQIGRLAAYADARTDLDPAVAARALVDGRTAMEHRAVAIGDSREALRDALRMPEGLVRGTSSDVGRVAFVFPGQGTQWAGMGAELLDSSPVFATAMAECEDALSCYVDWSLEAVVRQTPGAPTLDRVDVVQPVAFAVMVSLANLWQHHGITPQAVIGHSQGEIAAAYVAGALTLDDAARIVTLRSQSIATHLAGKGGMISLALSETDTQQRIENLDGLSIAAVNGPTATVVSGDPTQIEELAHTCEADGIRARIIPVDYASHSRQVETIEAELAPVLAVLTPETPRIPFFSTLEGAWITEPVLDGTYWYRNLRHRVRFAPAIETLATTEGFTHFIEVSAHPVLTMALPDTVTGLSTLRRDNGGQDRLITSLAEAWANGLPVDWHSLLPATGALSPAVPDLPTYAFQHRSYWISPSGPGEAPAHTAPGHGAVAETGLAWGLGADGLDEEGRRSAVLAMVMRQAASVLRCDAPEEVPVDRPLREIGFDSLTAVEFRNRVNRLTGLHLPPAVVFEHPTPVALAARISDELAERNWAVAEPSGRERTEEEQGGTTAPAAAHSEAGTGTSPATSPGTGMFRALFRQAVADDRYGEFLDVLAEASAFRPQFTSPEDCSERLDPVLLAGGPTERAAGRAVLVGCTGTAANGGPHEFLRLSSAFQEERDFLAVPLPGYGTGTGTSTGTALLPADLDAALDAQALAVLRAAGDAPVVLLGHSGGALLAHELAVRLEQAHGAAPAGIVLVDPYPPGHQEPIEVWSRQLGEGLFAGELEPMSDARLLAMGRYARFLAGPRPGRSSAPVLLVRASERLGDWQEERGDWRAHWDLPHTVADVPGDHFTMMRDHAPAVAEAVLSWLDGIERDTAADRRTAQGANQ
- a CDS encoding thioesterase II family protein, whose protein sequence is MTDSVLNVDGNLWIRRFHPSPNSAVRLVCLPHAGGSASYFFRFSEELHPSVEALSVQYPGRQDRRAEPCLESVEELAEHVVAATEPWWQEGRLAFFGHSLGASVAYEAARILEQRHGVRPEGLYVSGRRAPSLAPDRLVHTLDDRAFLAEIRQLSGTDERFLQDDELMRLVLPALRSDYKAAETYEHRPSAKLACPVMALAGDRDPKAPLNEVAEWRRHTGGPFCLRAYSGGHFYLNDQWHEICNDISDHLLVTRGAPDSRVVQAPTRLIEGAAKRWQNPR
- a CDS encoding P450-derived glycosyltransferase activator, which encodes MAEPTVTDDLAGALTQPPLGRTVSAVADPELGTHLLETRGIHWIHAANGDPYAAVLRGQADDPYPAYERVRARGALSFSPTGSWVTADHALAASILCSPEFGMSGADGAPVPQQVLSYGEGCPLEHEQAPQAAGDAPGAVSGHRAVVEGVHRETLEGLEPDPSASYAFELVGGFVRPAVTAAAAAVLGVPAGRRVEFAELVERLRPLSDSLLAPQSLRTVREADGALAALAALLADSSDSSGSSDSAGPDRSPGAAGRPDGALLSALGVNTAVQLTGNAVLALLAHPEQWRELCARPGLAAAAVEETLRYDPPVQLDARVVRAETELAGRRLPAGAHVVVLTAATGRDPEVFTDPEHFDLARPDATAHLALHPAGPYGPVASLVRLQAEVALRTLAGRFPGLRQAGPVLRPRRTPVGRGPLSVPVGS